The Alosa sapidissima isolate fAloSap1 chromosome 8, fAloSap1.pri, whole genome shotgun sequence genome contains a region encoding:
- the LOC121715375 gene encoding kinesin-like protein KIF2A isoform X10 has protein sequence MVHEPKQKVDLTRYLENQTFRFDYAFDESTTNEMVYRFTARPLVETIFERGMATCFAYGQTGSGKTHTMGGDFSGKNQDCSKGVYALAARDVFLMLKKPIYKKLDLQVYATFFEIYSGKVFDLLNRKAKLRVLEDGKQQVQVVGLQEREVRCTEDVLKLIEVGNSCRTSGQTSANAHSSRSHAVFQIILRRKGKMHGKFSLIDLAGNERGADTSSADRQTRLEGAEINKSLLALKECIRALGRNKPHTPFRASKLTQVLRDSFIGENSRTCMIATISPGMASCENTLNTLRYANRVKEFGICPSDIPFSQGGGNRSELSPAHEVKELTVDPSAVVESSSRPNIHAVSQLDLMDEEWDISNSPQRDDLKLLCEQNEEEVSPQLFTFHEAVSQMVEMEEQVLEDHRAVFQESIRWLEEEKVLMDMTEEVDYDADAYSSQLEQILDQRIDILVELRDKVRSFRSALQEEEQASLARICRMYEADWETGDPGPQSQNQSSSQSHEPGPDTKHQLLARDRAATRTLRTKEEQGKMDRAATRTLRTKEEQGKRMKPCEGDRKAAAVQNLKMVSQMKYHYWLTAVFISLGVLCVILLTEGCFDTIQGLLLQGYEKWIPAELKAWRSL, from the exons ATGGTCCACGAACCCAAGCAGAAAGTTGATCTGACGCGATACCTGGAGAACCAGACGTTCCGTTTTGACTATGCCTTTGATGAAAGTACAACAAATGAAATGGTTTATAG ATTTACGGCCAGGCCGCTAGTGGAGACCATATTTGAACGGGGGATGGCGACCTGTTTTGCCTATggacaaacaggaagtgggaaaacccat ACCATGGGGGGAGACTTTTCAGGAAAGAACCAGGATTGCTCGAAGGGAGTCTATGCTTTAGCAG CTCGGGATGTATTTCTAATGCTGAAGAAACCCATCTACAAGAAGCTGGACCTTCAAGTATACGCAACCTTCTTTGAGATCTACAGTGGAAAG GTGTTTGACCTGTTGAACCGCAAGGCGAAGCTGCGCGTGCTGGAAGACGGCAAGCAGCAGGTGCAGGTGGTGGGGCTGCAGGAGCGCGAGGTGCGCTGTACAGAGGACGTCCTCAAGCTCATCGAGGTCGGCAACAGCTGCAg GACATCAGGCCAGACGTCTGCCAATGCCCACTCGTCCCGCAGCCACGCCGTCTTCCAGATCATTCTGCGCCGGAAAGGCAAGATGCACGGGAAGTTCTCCCTCATCGACTTGGCGGGGAACGAGCGCGGGGCAGACACCTCGAGCGCTGACCGCCAGACGCGCTTGGAGGGAGCCGAGATCAACAAGAGCCTGCTTGCACTGAAG GAATGTATTAGGGCCCTGGGACGCAACAAACCGCACACGCCTTTCAGAGCCAGCAAACTCACCCAGGTGCTCCGAGACTCTTTCATCGGAGAGAACTCCAGGACATGCATG ATTGCAACCATCTCTCCTGGTATGGCCTCCTGTGAAAACACCTTGAACACGCTACGCTATGCCAACAG AGTGAAGGAGTTTGGGATCTGTCCCTCGGACATCCCCTTCTCCCAGGGCGGAGGAAATCGCTCTGAGCTCTCTCCCGCCCATGA GGTGAAGGAGCTGACCGTGGACCCCAGCGCGGTGGTGGAGAGCAGCAGCCGGCCCAACATCCACGCCGTCAGCCAGCTGGACCTGATGGACGAGGAGTGGGACATCAGCAACTCCCCGCAGAGGGACGACCTCAAGCTGCTCTGTGAGCAAAAT GAGGAGGAAGTATCCCCTCAGCTCTTCACCTTCCATGAGGCCGTGTCCCAGATGGTGGAGATGGAGGAGCAGGTGCTGGAGGACCACAGGGCCGTCTTCCAG GAGTCCATCCGGTGGCTGGAGGAGGAAAAGGTTCTGATGGACATGACGGAGGAGGTGGATTATGATGCAGACGCCTACTCCTCCCAACTGGAGCAGATTCTGGACCAACGAATTGATATCTTAGTTGAACTTAGAG ATAAAGTGAGGTCATTCCGCTCTGCACTCCAGGAAGAGGAACAAGCCA gccTAGCGAGAATCTGTCGCATGTACGAGGCCGACTGGGAGACAGGTGACCCAGGCCCGCAGAGCCAGAACCAGAGCAGTAGTCAGAGCCATGAGCCAGGGCCAGACACAAAGCATCAGCTCTTAGCCAGGGACAGGGCAGCCACAAGGACACTGAGAACCAAGGAGGAACAGGGCAAGATGGACAGGGCAGCCACAAGGACACTGAGAACCAAGGAAGAACAGGGCAAGAGGATGAAGCCCTGTGAAGGTGACCGCAAAG CAGCGGCAGTTCAGaatctgaagatggtctctcaAATGAAGTACCACTATTGGCTCACAGCTGTTTTCATCAGTTTAGGGGTCCTCTGTGTTATTCTCCTCACTGAAGGCTGTTTTGATACAATCCAGGGGTTGCTCCTTCAGGGTTATGAGAAGTGGATCCCAGCAGAGTTGAAGGCATGGAGAAGTCTGTAG
- the dimt1l gene encoding probable dimethyladenosine transferase gives MPKVKAEKKSRQHQEVKSQGIMFNTGIGQHILKNPLVVNGIIEKAALRPTDVVLEVGPGTGNMTVKLLEKAKKVVACELDTRLVAELQKRVQCTPMQTKLQILIGDVLKTELPFFDVCVANLPYQISSPFVFKLLLHRPFFRCAVLMFQREFAMRLVAKPGDKLYCRLSINTQLLSRVDHLMKVGKNNFRPPPKVESSVVRIEPKNPPPPINFQEWDGLVRIAFVRKNKTLNAAFKSTAVEQLLEKNYRIHCSLHNIDIPQDFSITAKIESVLQEAGFSEKRARSMDIDDFMVLLHAFNSAGIHFS, from the exons ATGCCTAAAGTAAAAGCAGAGAAAAAATCTCGACAGCATCAGGAGGTGAAAAGCCAAG GTATTATGTTCAATACTGGCATTGGCCAACACATCCTGAAAAATCCTCTGGTTGTCAACGGTATCATTGAAAAG GCTGCGCTTAGACCGACAGATGTGGTGCTGGAAGTTGGACCTGGAACTGGTAACATGACCGTGAAACTCCTggaaaaggcaaaaaag GTTGTAGCCTGTGAGTTGGACACTAGGTTGGTTGCAGAACTTCAGAAGAGAGTACAGTGCAC ACCAATGCAGACAAAGCTACAGATCTTGATTGGAGATGTCCTGAAAACAGAACTGCCCTTTTTTGACGTCTGTGTTGCCAACTTGCCCTACCAG ATTTCATCTCCTTTTGTGTTCAAGTTACTGCTTCACCGGCCTTTCTTTAG GTGTGCAGTCCTGATGTTCCAGAGGGAATTTGCCATGCGACTGGTGGCCAAGCCCGGTGACAAGCTGTACTGCAGGCTttccataaacacacagctgCTCTCACGAGTAGATCATCTCATGAAG GTGGGAAAAAATAACTTCCGTCCACCCCCTAAAGTGGAATCCAGTGTGGTTAGAATAGAGCCAAAGAATCCTCCACCTCCAATTAATTTCCAG GAGTGGGACGGTTTGGTTAGAATCGCATTTGTTAGAAAGAACAAGACACTCAATGCAGCCTTCAA GTCCACAGCAGTGGAACAGCTACTGGAGAAGAACTACAGAATCCACTGTTCTCTGCACAACATT GACATCCCACAAGACTTCAGTATCACAGCCAAAATTGAAAGCGTTCTCCAAGAGGCAGGATTCAGTGAAAAGCGGGCTCGTTCCATGGACATAGATGATTTCATGGT ACTTCTCCATGCCTTCAACTCTGCTGGGATCCACTTCTCATAA
- the cenph gene encoding centromere protein H, whose product MDGCKQLEGVLQDKETGAFSGCSPATIPDTVTAVDLVRMKETISNQCFEMMVQANLGSNKKLVGDDADVSMYEEGLEEERTQLFNQTLALNRMQIWNSITAKLIQNDESSEEIKMLAQHSVSQFARIRKLQQESRELQDQIIDLQKERLDLKVLIKKKMQEMDELQKMRENQGEVERRTMEKADTVMEKHQKVIAVSQNILRGIILATRVNWMDNPKLRDIAMGLESIPN is encoded by the exons ATGGACGGCTGTAAACAGCTGGAAGGCGTTTTACAAGATAAGGAAACTGGAGCATTCAGTGGCTGCTCACCTGCCACCATCCCAGATACTGTAACAGCTGTCGATTTAGTGAG GATGAAAGAGACCATCTCAAaccaatgttttgaaatgatgGTACAGGCCAACTTGG GCAGTAATAAAAAACTGGTTGGTGATGATGCAGATGT ATCAATGTATGAGGAGGGACTGGAAGAAGAAAGAACACAACTCTTCAACCAAACACTGGCATTGAACAG GATGCAAATCTGGAACAGCATCACTGCCAAGCTAATCCAGAATGATGAAAGTTCAGA GGAAATTAAGATGCTGGCTCAACACAGTGTAAGCCAATTTGCAAGAATACGAAAACTTCAACAG GAGTCCCGTGAACTTCAGGACCAAATCATAGATCTACAGAAAGAGAGGCTTG ACCTGAAAGTGCTGATTAAGAAGAAGATGCAGGAGATGGATGAGCTTCAAAAGATGAGAGAGAATCAGGGTGAGGTGGAGAGACGCACCATGGAGAAAGCTGACACAGTTATGGAGAAACATCAGAAGGTCATCGCTGTATCACAGAACATTTTAAGG GGGATAATCCTTGCCACCAGAGTGAACTGGATGGATAATCCAAAGTTAAGAGATATTGCAATGGGGTTGGAGAGCATTCCAAATTGA
- the mrps36 gene encoding 28S ribosomal protein S36, mitochondrial, giving the protein MGSKVSGKMAAAGRVVQAVRPHAPLIKFPNRKGIPRPNVQEALKVVAASLAPDTSPSSTPLPPVLPPPRPPGPVSRLPGTPDTIAVVKDLPQRYRRRVVTDEEMEYIQRGGPE; this is encoded by the exons ATGGGAAGCAAAGTTAGTGGCAAGATGGCTGCCGCTGGACGGGTCGTTCAG GCCGTGCGACCACACGCACCCTTAATCAAATTTCCCAATAGAAAAGGTATACCAAGACCAAATG TTCAAGAAGCACTGAAAGTGGTTGCTGCCAGTCTTGCCCCAGACACGTCCCCAAGTTCAACACCATTACCACCAGTACTACCACCGCCAAGACCACCTGGACCCGTTAGTCGATTACCTGGGACCCCAGATACGATTGCCGTAGTTAAGGATCTTCCACAAAGGTATCGCAGGAGGGTAGTCACAGATGAAGAAATGGAGTATATTCAG CGCGGTGGACCAGAGTGA